A DNA window from Tachysurus vachellii isolate PV-2020 chromosome 20, HZAU_Pvac_v1, whole genome shotgun sequence contains the following coding sequences:
- the nudcd3 gene encoding nudC domain-containing protein 3, translating to MSSPLEMTELYDNALLGILQHVGNIQNFLQIYFGFLYRKTDFYRLLVSPNDKMGFPPGVAEKMVLKTFKLFEKLAVQDRERVMKLAEEARAVPTVVEEIEVRSQPEVEEPAETAQESRSVASSTEPVPAGAGAANGNEVESAVREQPTVVPASAPSAQSAPSAQSAPSAQSAPSAQSAPSAQSAPSASAQGAASDSSAAEPCQASFQASPDSYNGAVRENYSWSQDYSDVEVRVFVPPSIVKGRQVSVSLQSGGVRVAVKEGASENVLMEGEFTHKINTENSLWSLEPGHCVLLSLSKLGEVWWTAVLKGEQEIDVNQINRERSMATVGEDEHAVLDRLTFDYQQKLQGRPQSHELKVHEMLKKGWDAEGSPFKGQQFDPSMFDITPNAVQF from the exons ATGTCGTCGCCGTTGGAGATGACCGAGTTGTACGACAACGCGTTGCTAGGAATCTTGCAGCATGTTGGAAACATACAGAATTTTCTACAGATCTATTTCGGCTTTTtgtacagaaagacagactttTATCGGCTCCTGGTCAGCCCAAATGATAAAATGGGATTCCCACCTGGAGTAGCAGAAAAAATGGTCCTTAAG ACCTTTAAGTTGTTCGAGAAGCTGGCAGtgcaggacagagagagagtgatgaagCTGGCTGAAGAAGCCCGAGCTGTTCCCACTGTAGTGGAGGAAATCGAAGTTCGATCACAGCCAGAAGTTGAAGAACCTGCAGAAACCGCACAGGAATCCAGGTCTGTTGCATCGTCCACAGAGCCGGTGCCTGCAGGTGCAGGGGCTGCAAACGGCAATGAGGTGGAGTCTGCAGTGAGAGAACAGCCAACAGTGGTGCCTGCGTCTGCACCATCTGCACAGTCTGCACCATCTGCACAGTCTGCACCATCTGCACAGTCTGCACCATCTGCACAGTCTGCACCATCTGCACAGTCTGCACCATCTGCGTCTGCACAGGGGGCTGCTTCAGATTCTTCTGCAGCTGAGCC TTGCCAGGCCAGTTTCCAGGCAAGCCCAGATAGCTACAACGGTGCTGTCAGAGAAAACTACAGCTGGTCACAGGACTACTCTGATGTGGAAGTTCGTGTTTTTGTCCCACCGAGCATCGTCAAGGGCAGACAG GTGTCCGTCAGTCTCCAGTCTGGTGGCGTGCGTGTGGCGGTGAAGGAGGGGGCTTCAGAAAACGTTCTGATGGAAGGCGAGTTCACGCACAAAATCAACACAGAGAATTCTCTGTGGAGTCTGGAACCAGGCCACTGTGTACTG CTGTCTCTGAGTAAATTAGGCGAAGTGTGGTGGACTGCCGTGCTTAAAGGCGAGCAAGAAATTGACGTAAACCAGATCAACCGCGAGCGCTCCATGGCCACTGTGGGTGAGGATGAGCACGCAGTGTTAGACCGGCTCACCTTTGACTACCAACAGAAACTACAAGGAAGGCCTCAGAGCCATGAGCTG aaagttcACGAGATGCTAAAGAAGGGCTGGGACGCCGAGGGATCGCCATTCAAAGGCCAGCAGTTTGATCCGTCCATGTTTGACATAACACCAAACGCCGTACAGTTTTAA
- the mrps24 gene encoding small ribosomal subunit protein uS3m: protein MAASLSRQGRILSIACSQLNSAAGVNNGSRSINTSAVCCKNRAARIRVGKGDRPVTYEQALHPHHIAHRKGWLSQHTSNLQGEGGAAERTVEDMFIRRFIFGTFHGCLANELVIKRRGNMLVICALMLQKLQPNKYYFLIGYTEELLSHFYKCPVKMEIQMLEDKIVYKYL, encoded by the exons ATGGCGGCGTCCTTGAGCAGGCAGGGAAGAATATTATCT ATTGCTTGTAGCCAACTGAATTCTGCAGCGGGAGTCAACAATGGATCGAGGAGCATAAACACCAGTGCAGTTTGCTGTAAG AACCGTGCAGCCCGCATTCGGGTGGGTAAAGGCGACCGGCCTGTAACTTATGAACAGGCCCTGCACCCACACCACATAGCTCACAGGAAAGGCTGGCTCTCTCAACACACAA GTAACCTCCAGGGAGAAGGAGGTGCCGCAGAGCGCACTGTAGAGGACATGTTCATCCGCCGTTTCATCTTTGGCACGTTTCACGGCTGTCTTGCTAACGAACTGGTTATCAAGCGCAGGGGCAACATGCTGGTCATCTGTGCGTTGATGCTGCAGAAACTCCAGCCTAATAAATATTACTTTCTTATCGGCTACACAGAGGAACTACTCTCGCACTTCTACAAGTGTCCTGTAAAGATGGAGATACAGATGCTGGAAGATAAAATTGTCTACAAGTATCTCTAA